A region from the Bradyrhizobium erythrophlei genome encodes:
- a CDS encoding spinster family MFS transporter, with protein sequence MVDVAPDLTAQADKAASRTTGRYYVLGLLTVVYALNFLDRTVFNVLIEPIKKEFVLSDTAMGLLAGFGFVLSYSLLGIPIARIADRLNRRNIVALAFAFWSAMTFLCGMASSVTTLALARIGVGIGESAGTPASQSMVADLFDKNERPRALGVYAIGTYLGVFLGYFIGGYVNQHYGWRMAFFTAGMPGIALAAILWLTISEPKRGAHAETFVPEPIGPTLGFLASQKTFVIVLIGFCLTTYTNYATAAWIPPFLARVHHLNSAEIGTYAGTFKGLFGMAGTLVGGLVVAQISSRDDRWKLWAPAITSGLAGPVFALCVLTLDFATMVAALAATSFLVGFHLGPIFAIAQTVARPSMRALASAIVLLTATCFGQGVGPLAVGMINDALKNDYGADAVRYSLLSASVTTTLGALLFLCAAASIRADIKRAA encoded by the coding sequence ATGGTGGATGTCGCGCCCGATCTCACCGCACAGGCGGACAAAGCCGCAAGCCGGACCACAGGACGATACTATGTGCTGGGACTGTTGACCGTCGTTTACGCGCTGAATTTCCTCGACCGCACCGTTTTCAACGTCCTGATCGAGCCGATCAAAAAGGAATTTGTCCTCAGCGATACCGCCATGGGCCTGCTCGCGGGCTTCGGCTTTGTCCTGTCCTATTCCCTGCTCGGCATCCCCATTGCGCGCATTGCCGACCGACTCAACCGGCGCAACATCGTTGCGCTGGCGTTCGCCTTCTGGAGCGCGATGACGTTCCTGTGCGGCATGGCCTCGAGCGTGACGACGCTGGCGCTGGCAAGGATCGGGGTCGGGATCGGCGAGTCTGCCGGTACGCCCGCATCGCAATCCATGGTCGCCGATCTCTTCGACAAGAACGAGCGGCCGCGCGCGCTCGGCGTCTACGCCATCGGCACCTATCTCGGGGTGTTTCTGGGCTATTTCATCGGCGGCTATGTCAACCAGCACTACGGCTGGCGGATGGCGTTCTTCACCGCAGGCATGCCCGGCATCGCGCTGGCGGCGATCCTCTGGCTGACGATTTCCGAACCGAAGCGGGGCGCCCACGCGGAAACCTTTGTGCCGGAACCCATCGGACCGACGCTCGGATTCCTCGCCTCGCAAAAGACCTTTGTCATCGTGCTGATCGGCTTCTGCCTCACCACCTACACCAATTACGCCACCGCGGCCTGGATTCCACCGTTCCTGGCGCGGGTGCATCATCTGAACAGCGCCGAGATCGGAACCTATGCCGGCACCTTCAAGGGCCTGTTCGGCATGGCGGGCACGCTGGTCGGCGGGCTGGTGGTGGCGCAGATCAGCAGCCGCGACGATCGCTGGAAGCTATGGGCGCCGGCGATCACCTCCGGCCTCGCCGGCCCGGTGTTCGCGCTATGCGTGCTAACACTGGATTTTGCAACCATGGTTGCCGCGCTCGCCGCCACCTCCTTCCTGGTCGGCTTTCATCTCGGGCCGATCTTCGCCATTGCCCAGACCGTGGCGCGTCCCAGCATGCGCGCGCTGGCGTCCGCCATCGTCCTTTTGACCGCGACCTGTTTTGGCCAGGGCGTCGGCCCGCTCGCGGTCGGCATGATCAATGACGCGCTGAAGAACGACTATGGCGCCGACGCGGTACGCTATTCGCTGCTCTCGGCATCCGTCACGACCACTCTCGGCGCGCTGTTGTTCCTGTGCGCGGCAGCGTCGATCCGCGCCGACATCAAGCGGGCGGCGTGA
- a CDS encoding GFA family protein, whose protein sequence is MNIDGQCHCGLVTYQADIDPDQVSVCHCTDCQTLTGSPYRVTVICAGEQIRMTGKAPTVYAKTGDNGRRRFQHFCSDCGSPLFTSGEGGPGDWGIRWGSIRQRDQLKPSRQFWCRSAVPWIEDIRGLPGRPTD, encoded by the coding sequence ATGAACATCGACGGGCAATGCCATTGCGGTCTTGTGACCTATCAGGCCGACATCGATCCTGACCAAGTCTCGGTTTGTCACTGCACGGATTGCCAGACGCTGACCGGTTCGCCCTATCGGGTCACCGTGATCTGCGCCGGCGAACAAATCCGGATGACGGGGAAAGCGCCCACGGTCTATGCCAAGACAGGCGACAACGGCCGCCGGCGCTTTCAGCATTTTTGCTCCGATTGCGGTTCCCCGCTGTTCACCAGCGGCGAGGGCGGTCCTGGCGATTGGGGAATCCGATGGGGCAGCATTCGCCAGCGCGACCAGCTCAAGCCAAGCCGGCAGTTCTGGTGCCGTTCGGCTGTGCCCTGGATCGAGGATATCAGGGGATTGCCGGGACGGCCGACCGACTGA
- a CDS encoding TRAP transporter substrate-binding protein, with protein sequence MTITRRGLLGAASAAWATTVVSRSASAAAEFEFKLGVNTPDTHPLTIRLTEAARAVGAQSSGRLNVTVFPNSQLGGDPEMLSQVRAGGIELLAAPSMTLSTLVPLSGLPSIGFAFQSYDQVWAAMDGGVGDVVRDAIGKAGIVPMKKMWDNGFRQITSSSSRQLNSVEDLKGFKIRVPVTALLTSLFSGLGALPSSISYSELYSALQTHIVEGQENPLAQVSTGKLYEVQKYCALSNHCWSGYWVIANRRALAALPDDLLEILNSSFDAAAIKERSDLLEMEHSLQADLTAKGMVFNKPDPVRFRAALVKAGFYTQWQKTYGAEAWAQLEKYTGPLS encoded by the coding sequence ATGACAATAACCCGCAGGGGTTTGCTCGGCGCCGCGTCCGCCGCCTGGGCAACCACCGTTGTGAGCAGGTCCGCCAGCGCAGCGGCCGAGTTCGAGTTCAAGCTCGGGGTCAACACGCCGGATACCCATCCCCTCACGATTCGACTGACGGAAGCCGCGCGCGCGGTCGGCGCCCAGTCGTCGGGCCGGCTCAACGTCACGGTTTTTCCCAACAGCCAGCTCGGCGGCGATCCCGAGATGCTCTCGCAAGTTCGCGCCGGCGGTATCGAATTGCTGGCGGCACCCAGCATGACCCTGTCGACGCTGGTGCCGCTGTCGGGCTTGCCGAGCATCGGCTTTGCCTTTCAGTCCTATGACCAGGTCTGGGCCGCGATGGATGGCGGCGTCGGCGATGTCGTCCGCGACGCCATTGGCAAGGCCGGGATCGTGCCGATGAAGAAAATGTGGGACAACGGGTTTCGGCAGATCACCTCGTCTTCGAGCCGGCAGTTGAACAGCGTCGAGGACCTCAAGGGGTTCAAGATTCGCGTTCCCGTTACGGCCTTGCTGACCTCGCTGTTCAGCGGGCTGGGCGCGCTGCCCTCGAGCATCAGCTACAGCGAGCTCTATTCGGCCCTGCAGACCCATATCGTGGAGGGCCAGGAAAACCCGCTGGCGCAGGTATCGACCGGCAAGCTCTACGAGGTGCAGAAATATTGCGCGCTGTCCAACCATTGCTGGAGCGGCTATTGGGTCATCGCCAACCGCCGCGCGCTGGCCGCGCTGCCTGACGACCTCCTGGAGATCCTCAACAGCAGCTTCGATGCCGCCGCCATCAAGGAGCGGTCCGATCTGTTGGAAATGGAGCACTCGTTGCAGGCCGACCTTACGGCCAAGGGCATGGTCTTCAACAAGCCGGACCCGGTGCGGTTCAGGGCGGCGCTGGTGAAGGCGGGCTTCTACACGCAGTGGCAGAAGACCTACGGCGCCGAGGCCTGGGCGCAGCTGGAAAAGTACACGGGCCCGCTCAGCTGA
- a CDS encoding class I SAM-dependent methyltransferase: protein METPVGHDLNADQIAYWNGPGGQRWADRQQSQDVLLAPVADRLIDRARPSAGERIVDVGCGSGATSIALAQKVGPTGYVMGIDISGPMLARAREVAPVGLPVEFVLADATVYPFAPASFDLLASRFGVMFFAEPARSFANLRRGLKPSGRLAFACWREPRENPFFMAPLQAVYKHVPKLPQQGPEDPGPFAFASEARVQRILGEAGFTGIAMEPCNFSLDIAVGRGLDTAVKSALDIGPAARALAEQPPEVVAAAAVSIREALTPFLKGQSVPLPAAIWIVTARA from the coding sequence ATGGAAACACCTGTCGGCCACGACCTGAACGCGGACCAGATCGCCTATTGGAACGGCCCGGGCGGCCAGCGCTGGGCCGACCGGCAGCAATCCCAGGACGTTCTGCTGGCGCCGGTCGCCGATCGCCTGATCGACCGCGCCAGGCCCTCGGCCGGCGAGCGGATTGTCGATGTCGGCTGCGGCAGCGGTGCCACGTCGATTGCGCTGGCGCAGAAGGTCGGCCCGACCGGATACGTGATGGGGATCGACATTTCGGGTCCGATGCTGGCCCGCGCCCGCGAGGTCGCCCCGGTGGGGCTGCCGGTCGAATTCGTGCTGGCGGACGCCACCGTTTACCCGTTCGCGCCTGCCAGCTTTGATCTCCTGGCCTCCCGCTTCGGCGTGATGTTCTTTGCCGAGCCGGCGCGCTCCTTCGCCAATCTGCGCCGGGGTCTGAAGCCGTCGGGCCGGCTGGCCTTCGCCTGCTGGCGGGAGCCGCGCGAAAATCCGTTCTTCATGGCGCCGCTGCAGGCCGTCTACAAGCACGTCCCCAAGCTGCCGCAACAGGGGCCCGAAGATCCCGGTCCGTTCGCTTTCGCCTCCGAGGCGCGCGTGCAGCGCATCCTGGGCGAGGCCGGCTTCACCGGCATCGCCATGGAGCCGTGCAATTTTTCGCTCGATATCGCGGTCGGGCGCGGGCTCGATACCGCGGTCAAGAGCGCGCTGGACATCGGACCGGCCGCCCGCGCGCTCGCCGAACAGCCGCCGGAAGTGGTCGCTGCCGCCGCCGTCTCGATACGCGAGGCGCTGACGCCTTTTCTCAAGGGACAGTCGGTGCCGCTTCCCGCCGCGATCTGGATCGTGACGGCGCGGGCCTGA
- the pepT gene encoding peptidase T, with the protein MLATSPAFTHTVTERFLRYVVIDTQSDPASPTCPSTEKQKNLGRLLAAELQAMGLRDAHLDEHGYVYATIPANTDKPVPVICFCSHMDTSPDCSGKDVKPQIVRNYRGGDIVLPGDPSQIIRAAEHPALRDQIGSDIVTSDGTTLLGADNKAGLAEIMDAAHFLINNPQIKHGAIKILFTPDEEIGRGVDKADLKKLAADFAYTIDGETAGNIEDETFSADGATITIEGVSVHPGFAKGKMEHAIKIAAAIVERLPKTTCSPETTEGKQGFLHPIGISGALEKATLGFIVRDFTDEGLKEKEALLESIVKDVMKGYPRSSYRLEIKPQYRNMKQVIDRHPEIVDHAMEAIRRAGLKPVKTSIRGGTDGSRLSFMGLPCPNIFAGEHAFHSRLEWVSVRDMEKAVLTIVHLAMIWEERA; encoded by the coding sequence ATGTTGGCCACGTCCCCAGCCTTTACCCACACCGTGACCGAGCGCTTTCTGCGCTACGTCGTGATCGACACCCAGTCGGACCCCGCCTCCCCGACCTGCCCGTCCACCGAAAAGCAGAAAAATCTGGGCCGCCTGCTCGCCGCCGAGCTGCAGGCGATGGGTCTGCGCGACGCCCATCTCGACGAACACGGCTATGTCTACGCGACCATTCCAGCCAATACCGACAAGCCGGTCCCGGTGATCTGCTTCTGCTCGCATATGGACACCTCGCCCGATTGCAGCGGCAAGGACGTCAAGCCGCAGATCGTGCGGAATTATCGCGGCGGCGACATCGTGCTGCCGGGCGACCCCTCACAAATCATCCGTGCGGCAGAACATCCCGCACTCAGGGACCAGATCGGCAGCGATATCGTCACCTCGGACGGCACCACGCTGTTGGGGGCCGACAACAAGGCCGGCCTCGCCGAAATCATGGATGCGGCGCATTTCCTGATCAACAATCCGCAGATCAAACACGGCGCCATCAAGATCCTGTTCACGCCCGACGAAGAGATCGGCCGCGGCGTCGACAAGGCCGACCTGAAGAAGCTGGCCGCGGATTTTGCCTACACGATCGACGGCGAGACCGCCGGCAATATCGAGGACGAGACGTTTTCGGCCGACGGCGCCACCATCACCATCGAAGGCGTCAGCGTCCATCCCGGCTTCGCCAAGGGCAAGATGGAGCACGCCATCAAGATCGCCGCCGCCATCGTCGAGCGGCTGCCGAAAACCACCTGCTCGCCGGAAACCACCGAGGGCAAGCAAGGTTTTCTGCACCCGATTGGCATCTCCGGCGCGCTGGAGAAAGCCACGCTCGGTTTCATCGTGCGCGATTTCACCGACGAAGGCCTGAAAGAGAAAGAAGCCCTGCTCGAGAGTATCGTCAAGGACGTGATGAAGGGCTATCCGCGCTCGAGCTACCGGCTGGAGATCAAGCCGCAATACCGCAACATGAAGCAGGTGATCGACCGTCACCCCGAGATCGTCGACCATGCGATGGAGGCAATCCGCCGCGCCGGCCTCAAGCCGGTGAAGACCTCGATCCGCGGCGGCACCGACGGCTCGCGGCTGTCGTTCATGGGACTGCCCTGCCCCAACATCTTCGCCGGCGAGCACGCGTTCCATTCGCGACTGGAATGGGTCAGCGTTCGGGACATGGAAAAGGCCGTGCTGACCATCGTCCATCTCGCGATGATCTGGGAAGAGCGGGCTTAA
- a CDS encoding MarR family winged helix-turn-helix transcriptional regulator: MKQPSRSAVRAPPTRQPDDRAAPITAMMSSRLMVLANLLKRGAILRYKRLAGLSSVEFGLVASLGRRPPMSVARLAEAVGMDKGQISRALAGLVSRKLVSRGVNPRDSREVLVCLTRAGLIAHDTIVAGALERNQRLLEQLGKGEVAMLLGLIERLTDTAARMLEAEKDLG, translated from the coding sequence ATGAAGCAGCCGTCGAGAAGCGCTGTCCGGGCGCCGCCGACCCGCCAACCGGATGATCGGGCGGCGCCGATCACCGCGATGATGTCGTCGCGCCTGATGGTGCTCGCCAACCTGCTGAAACGCGGGGCCATCCTCCGTTACAAGCGTCTGGCCGGGCTTTCGTCGGTGGAGTTCGGCCTGGTGGCATCGCTGGGGCGCCGACCGCCGATGAGCGTGGCGAGGCTCGCCGAGGCGGTTGGCATGGACAAGGGCCAGATCAGCCGGGCGCTCGCCGGGCTGGTTTCGCGCAAGCTGGTTTCGAGAGGGGTCAATCCCAGGGATAGCCGGGAAGTGCTGGTTTGCCTCACCCGAGCGGGGCTGATCGCCCACGACACGATCGTGGCAGGGGCCTTGGAACGCAACCAGCGTTTGCTGGAGCAGCTTGGCAAGGGCGAAGTGGCAATGCTGCTGGGGCTTATCGAGCGCCTGACGGACACCGCTGCCAGGATGCTGGAGGCCGAAAAAGACCTCGGCTGA
- the lon gene encoding endopeptidase La — MTTPKPRPSIVHGESHAYPVLPLRDIVVFPHMIVPLFVGREKSIRALEEVMKNDALIMLATQKNASDDDPSPDSIYETGTLASVLQLLKLPDGTVKVLVEGLERARVQKYSDRSEYYEATAIALADTDAKSVEAEALARSVVSDFESYVKLNKKISAEVVGVVQAITDFAKLGDTVASHLAVKIADRQGILETLSVTARLEKVLGLMESEISVLQVEKRIRSRVKRQMEKTQREYYLNEQMKAIQKELGDDEGRDELADLEEKIAKTKLSKEAREKAQHELKKLRQMSPMSAEATVVRNYLDWLLSIPWNKKSKVKKDLVAAQAVLDSDHYGLEKVKDRIVEYLAVQSRANKLTGPILCLVGPPGVGKTSLGKSIAKATGREFVRVSLGGVRDEAEIRGHRRTYIGSMPGKIIQSMRKAKTSNPLFLLDEIDKMGADFRGDPSSALLEVLDPEQNSTFNDHYLEVDYDLSNVMFITTANTLNIPGPLMDRMEIIRIAGYTENEKVEIARKHLIPNAIAKHGLDSKEWSIDDEALLLMIRRYTREAGVRNLERELSTLARKAVKELMISKKKSVKVTEKSLEEFLGVPKYRYGEIESEPQVGIVTGLAWTDVGGELLTIEGVMMPGKGKMTVTGNLRDVMKESISAAASYVRSRAVGFGIEPPLFDKRDIHVHVPEGATPKDGPSAGVAMATAIVSIMTGIPVRHDVAMTGEITLRGRVLPIGGLKEKLLAAARGGIKTVLIPEDNAKDLTEISDAIKGGMTIIPVARLDDVISKALVRPPVPIVWEEDTGKVPVKPEAGDEAAGGLTAH, encoded by the coding sequence ATGACGACCCCGAAACCCCGGCCATCTATCGTCCACGGCGAAAGCCACGCTTACCCGGTGCTGCCGCTTCGCGACATCGTCGTCTTCCCGCACATGATCGTGCCGCTGTTCGTCGGCCGCGAGAAGTCGATCCGTGCGCTCGAAGAAGTGATGAAGAACGACGCCTTGATCATGCTGGCGACGCAGAAGAACGCGTCGGACGATGATCCGAGCCCGGATTCGATCTATGAAACCGGCACGCTTGCCAGCGTCCTGCAGCTGCTCAAATTGCCCGACGGCACCGTGAAGGTGCTGGTCGAAGGCCTCGAGCGCGCGCGCGTCCAGAAATACAGCGACCGGTCGGAATATTACGAGGCGACCGCCATCGCGCTCGCCGATACCGATGCCAAATCCGTCGAGGCCGAAGCTCTGGCGCGCTCGGTCGTGTCCGACTTCGAAAGCTATGTGAAGCTGAACAAGAAGATTTCTGCCGAAGTCGTCGGCGTGGTTCAGGCCATCACCGATTTCGCCAAGCTCGGCGACACCGTCGCCTCCCATCTCGCCGTCAAGATCGCCGATCGCCAGGGTATCCTGGAGACGCTGTCGGTGACCGCGCGCCTCGAGAAGGTGCTCGGGCTGATGGAGAGCGAGATCTCGGTGCTGCAGGTCGAGAAGCGCATCCGCTCGCGCGTCAAGCGCCAGATGGAGAAGACCCAGCGCGAATATTATCTCAACGAGCAGATGAAGGCGATCCAGAAGGAGCTCGGCGACGACGAAGGTCGTGACGAGCTGGCCGATCTGGAAGAGAAGATCGCCAAGACCAAGCTCTCCAAGGAAGCCCGCGAGAAGGCACAGCACGAGTTGAAGAAGCTGCGCCAGATGTCGCCGATGTCCGCGGAAGCGACCGTCGTGCGCAACTATCTCGACTGGCTGCTGTCGATCCCGTGGAACAAGAAGTCCAAGGTCAAGAAGGACCTGGTCGCGGCGCAAGCCGTGCTCGACAGCGATCATTACGGGCTCGAGAAGGTCAAGGACCGCATCGTCGAGTATCTGGCGGTGCAGTCGCGCGCCAACAAGCTGACCGGACCGATCCTGTGCCTGGTCGGGCCTCCCGGCGTCGGCAAGACCTCGCTCGGCAAGTCGATCGCGAAAGCGACGGGGCGCGAATTCGTGCGCGTGTCGCTCGGCGGCGTGCGCGATGAAGCGGAGATCCGCGGTCACCGCCGCACCTATATCGGCTCGATGCCCGGCAAGATCATCCAGTCGATGCGCAAGGCGAAGACCTCGAACCCGCTGTTCCTGCTGGACGAGATCGACAAGATGGGCGCCGATTTCCGCGGCGATCCGTCCTCGGCGCTGCTTGAGGTCCTGGACCCCGAGCAGAACTCGACCTTCAACGACCACTATCTCGAGGTCGATTACGATCTCTCCAACGTGATGTTCATCACGACCGCGAATACGCTGAATATTCCGGGGCCGCTGATGGACCGCATGGAGATCATCCGGATCGCCGGCTATACCGAGAACGAGAAGGTCGAGATCGCGCGCAAGCATCTGATCCCGAACGCGATCGCCAAGCACGGCCTGGATTCCAAGGAATGGTCGATCGACGACGAGGCGTTGCTGTTGATGATCCGGCGCTACACCCGCGAAGCGGGCGTGCGTAACCTGGAGCGTGAGCTTTCGACACTCGCCCGCAAGGCGGTGAAGGAGCTGATGATCTCCAAGAAGAAGTCGGTGAAGGTGACCGAGAAGTCGCTCGAGGAATTCCTCGGCGTGCCGAAATATCGCTATGGCGAGATCGAGAGCGAGCCGCAGGTCGGCATTGTCACGGGCCTTGCCTGGACCGATGTCGGCGGTGAGCTGCTCACGATCGAAGGCGTCATGATGCCCGGCAAGGGCAAGATGACGGTCACGGGCAATCTGCGCGACGTGATGAAGGAGTCGATTTCGGCGGCGGCCTCCTATGTCCGCTCGCGCGCCGTCGGCTTCGGCATCGAGCCGCCGCTGTTCGACAAGCGCGACATCCACGTCCACGTGCCGGAGGGGGCGACCCCGAAGGACGGACCGTCGGCGGGTGTGGCGATGGCGACCGCGATCGTTTCGATCATGACCGGGATTCCGGTCCGGCATGATGTCGCCATGACGGGCGAGATCACGCTGCGCGGGCGGGTGCTGCCGATCGGCGGCTTGAAGGAGAAGCTGCTGGCGGCCGCGCGCGGCGGCATCAAGACGGTGCTGATCCCCGAGGACAACGCCAAGGATCTCACGGAGATTTCCGATGCGATCAAGGGCGGGATGACGATCATTCCGGTGGCTCGGCTGGATGACGTGATCTCCAAGGCGCTGGTGCGGCCTCCGGTGCCGATTGTCTGGGAAGAGGATACCGGCAAGGTGCCGGTCAAGCCGGAAGCCGGCGACGAAGCCGCCGGTGGCCTGACCGCGCACTGA
- a CDS encoding aromatic ring-hydroxylating dioxygenase subunit alpha has protein sequence MNITQRDRELGTAYAMRPSTTRTELTEVGRGTPMGELLRRYWHPVGLSGDATDVPRKVRALGEDLILFRDKHGRAGLLHARCCHRGTTLYYGKVEEDGIRCCYHGWKFDTEGRCLEQPCEPQGGQFRDKVRQPWYPVEERYGLIFAYLGPTEKRPVLPRYECLEKMDDGEFVEADDTSIGGGGPTVIPCNWLQHFENVVDPYHVPVLHGSFSGPQFTNMMASMPEVKFEMSPRGVIVRSIRNQDDGKIFYRVTEAALPTLRVVPNPRVAQFARVESIGWTLPIDDTSFRIYVAGRVKARGDIGRMRSKFNGKFWWDMTEREHQQFPGDYEAQVGQGPVTVHSEEHFGQSDRGILMIRRMLSDQLEALATGRDPIGVSFDQASPPVEFEAGNFIREA, from the coding sequence ATGAACATCACCCAGCGTGATCGCGAACTCGGCACCGCCTACGCCATGCGGCCGTCGACGACCCGGACGGAGCTGACCGAGGTCGGCCGCGGCACGCCGATGGGGGAACTGCTGCGCCGATATTGGCATCCGGTCGGTCTTTCCGGTGACGCCACTGACGTTCCCCGAAAAGTCCGCGCGCTCGGCGAGGACCTGATCCTGTTCCGCGACAAGCACGGCCGCGCCGGCCTGCTGCATGCGCGCTGCTGCCATCGAGGCACCACGCTCTATTATGGCAAGGTCGAGGAAGACGGCATCCGCTGCTGCTATCACGGCTGGAAGTTCGACACCGAGGGCCGTTGCCTGGAGCAGCCCTGCGAACCCCAAGGCGGCCAGTTCAGGGACAAGGTGCGCCAGCCCTGGTACCCGGTCGAGGAGCGCTACGGGCTGATTTTCGCCTATCTGGGGCCGACTGAGAAAAGGCCGGTGCTGCCACGCTACGAATGCCTGGAAAAGATGGACGACGGCGAATTCGTGGAGGCCGATGACACCTCGATCGGCGGCGGCGGTCCGACCGTCATTCCCTGCAACTGGCTGCAGCACTTTGAAAATGTGGTCGATCCCTACCACGTTCCGGTGCTGCACGGCTCGTTCAGCGGGCCGCAATTCACCAACATGATGGCCTCGATGCCGGAGGTGAAGTTCGAGATGTCGCCGCGCGGCGTCATCGTGCGCTCGATCCGCAACCAGGACGACGGCAAGATTTTCTATCGGGTGACCGAAGCGGCGCTGCCGACGCTGCGGGTGGTGCCCAATCCGCGGGTCGCACAATTCGCCCGTGTCGAGTCGATCGGCTGGACGCTGCCGATCGACGACACCTCGTTCCGCATCTACGTGGCCGGCCGGGTCAAGGCGCGCGGCGATATCGGCCGGATGCGCTCGAAATTCAACGGCAAGTTCTGGTGGGACATGACCGAACGGGAACACCAGCAATTCCCCGGCGATTACGAGGCGCAGGTCGGCCAGGGGCCGGTGACGGTGCATTCGGAAGAACATTTCGGCCAGAGCGACCGCGGCATTCTGATGATCAGGCGCATGTTGAGCGACCAGCTCGAGGCGTTGGCCACCGGGCGCGATCCGATCGGTGTCTCGTTCGACCAAGCCTCACCGCCGGTCGAATTCGAGGCGGGGAACTTCATTCGCGAGGCGTGA
- a CDS encoding HU family DNA-binding protein produces MAKKAATPTTVTLKHLAAAIADDQELSKKKAEEILSDLVNRITKHLKKGERIRIVGLGILQVRKRAARMGRNPATGEAIHIKASKKVAFRAAKELKEAV; encoded by the coding sequence ATGGCGAAGAAGGCAGCAACCCCGACCACGGTCACGCTCAAGCATCTGGCGGCGGCAATCGCCGACGACCAGGAACTGTCCAAGAAGAAGGCTGAAGAGATTCTCAGCGATCTGGTCAACCGGATCACCAAGCACCTGAAGAAGGGCGAGCGCATCCGCATCGTCGGCCTCGGCATCCTGCAGGTCCGCAAGCGCGCCGCCCGCATGGGCCGCAACCCCGCCACCGGCGAAGCGATCCACATCAAGGCGAGCAAGAAGGTTGCCTTCCGCGCGGCCAAGGAACTCAAGGAAGCCGTCTAA
- a CDS encoding NADH-quinone oxidoreductase subunit A, with product MTGILQNYLPLVVFIGVAALIGLVLLIAPFIVAFQQPDPEKLSAYECGFNAFDDARMKFDVRFYLVAILFIIFDLEVAFLFPWAVAFGKLGATGFWSMVVFLAVLTVGFAYEWKKGALEWD from the coding sequence ATGACCGGCATCCTGCAGAATTATCTTCCCCTTGTCGTGTTTATAGGCGTCGCCGCCCTGATCGGGCTGGTGCTCCTGATCGCCCCCTTCATCGTCGCCTTCCAGCAACCCGATCCGGAAAAGCTCTCGGCGTATGAATGCGGGTTCAACGCATTCGACGACGCCCGCATGAAATTCGACGTCCGGTTCTACCTGGTCGCCATTCTCTTCATCATCTTCGACCTCGAAGTCGCATTCCTGTTTCCGTGGGCGGTGGCCTTCGGGAAGCTGGGCGCGACCGGCTTCTGGTCGATGGTGGTTTTCCTTGCCGTCCTGACCGTCGGCTTCGCCTACGAATGGAAGAAAGGCGCGCTCGAATGGGATTGA